The following proteins are co-located in the Hydractinia symbiolongicarpus strain clone_291-10 chromosome 7, HSymV2.1, whole genome shotgun sequence genome:
- the LOC130649092 gene encoding uncharacterized protein LOC130649092: MILGQCLIIKIIDDEQYIFSSIHYGNRYLLRLLLLTTSIITYYDYHYLLRLLLFTTIIITYYDYHYLLRLLLLTTIIITYYDYHYLLQLSLLTTIIITYYDYHYLLRLSLLTTTIITYYDYHYLLRLLLLTTIIITYYDYHYLLRLSLLTTIIITYYDYHYLLRLLLLTTTIITYYDYYYLLRLLLLTTIIITYYDYYYLLRLSLLTTIITTYYDYHYLLRLLLLTTIIITYYDYHYLLRLLLLTTTIITYYDYHYLLRLLLLTTIIITYYDYHYLLRLLLLTTTIITYYDYYYLLRLLLLTTTIITYYDYYYLLRLSLLTTIIITYYDYHYLLRLLLLTTIIITYYDYYYLLRLLLLTTIIITYYDYHYLLRLLQLR; this comes from the coding sequence ATGATTCTCGGGCAATGCTTAATCATTAAAATAATCGATGATGaacaatatatattttcttccaTCCATTATGGAAATCGCTACTTACTACGATTATTATTACTTACTACGTCTATTATTACTTACTACGATTATCATTACTTACTacgattattattatttactacGATTATTATTACTTACTACGATTATCATTACTTACTACGATTATTATTACTTACTACGATTATCATTACTTACTACGATTATCATTACTTACTACAATTATCATTACTTACTACGATTATCATTACTTACTACGATTATCATTACTTACTACGACTATCATTACTTACTACGACTATCATTACTTACTACGACTATCATTACTTACTACGATTATTATTACTTACTACGATTATTATTACTTACTACGACTATCATTACTTACTACGATTATCATTACTTACTACGATTATTATTACTTACTACGATTATCATTACTTACTACGATTATTATTACTTACTACGACTATCATTACTTACTACGATTATTATTACTTACTACGATTATTATTACTTACTACGATTATCATTACTTACTACGATTATTATTACTTACTACGACTATCATTACTTACTACGATTATTACTACTTACTACGACTATCATTACTTACTACGATTATTATTACTTACTACGATTATTATTACTTACTACGATTATCATTACTTACTACGATTATTATTACTTACTACGACTATCATTACTTACTACGACTATCATTACTTACTACGATTATTATTACTTACTACGATTATTATTACTTACTACGACTATCATTACTTACTACGATTATTATTACTTACTACGACTATCATTACTTACTACGATTATTATTACTTACTACGATTATTATTACTTACTACGACTATCATTACTTACTACGATTATTACTACTTACTACGATTATCATTACTTACTACGATTATTATTACTTACTACGATTATCATTACTTACTACGATTATTACTACTTACTACGATTATTATTACTTACTACGATTATTATTACTTACTACGGTTATTATTACTTACTACGATTATTATTACTTACTACGATTATCATTACTTACTACGATTATTACAACTACGTTAA